A region of Lycium barbarum isolate Lr01 chromosome 1, ASM1917538v2, whole genome shotgun sequence DNA encodes the following proteins:
- the LOC132644389 gene encoding uncharacterized protein LOC132644389 isoform X2 yields MEMRIESKSSSGIPVNDSNNATPFLPKRLRKRLKSSSIITAQDIETKLKHAQLRRQQFYELLSSKARPKFRSSTCSLSQDGELRKQLEAKLLAAEKKRLSILAKVQKRLARLDELRQAAKNAVEMRFEKERDELGNKVESRALRAELNRKLLLKACKQRKAAKKERISQLLTRRVMQESKYRECVRAAIHRKRAAAEKKRLGLLEAERSKAHARILQVKRIANSVISQREIERIRLKDQLEDRLQKAKRLRAEYLKKRRSLLSSRRACSDIIAWGEFLSINVARCWRRFIQLRQTTFSLSKAYMALDVNRKSVVGMPFEQLAVKIGSSVTIQKAKTLLDRLECRIGIRRELLGPRDVLCFENIDHLIKRAASSVSSRGKVAAPVKLSRYPARVVLCAYMILGHPDSVFTEKGQSEIALAESAGTFVKEFELLLKIMIGGPIKSTGEESPARLAFSSQLKTFDKAWCSYLFHFVMWKVKDVKLLEEDLIKTACQLELSLMQTFKQVMGDYSDLTAEFSSFQRQVIENQKLIWAKVQLLGGDAGLERLEHALSELRSSFIDSVETDSPSSAGSSENSEIKNLEECDVNERSYGTQPIACPVSVEDDSYLCDKRGSGTPQKSIATGPSLATENEVLVNEIVHKGCGLETISEDQESMKARVKERMEKAFWDGVMQSLNQDNPDYSWVLKLMKEVQNELCEMSPPSWRQEIVDTVDIDILSQVLNSGTLDMDYFGRILEFALVTLQKLSAPLVEDQLITNHQKFLKELGESTQGGGNSTALFADLVIKGLQFVLTQIKKLKGEISKTRIKLLEPLIKGPAGFEYLRSAFSNRYGPPIEAPSSLPLVKQWLSSVMLMAAQEWDDHLNSLSSLRLSSGAHSLEKAPITLRAGGSSLRISDPPNLKTNAEQPECKGEKVDLFLRLGLLQLVCEIEGLTGETLPETLRLNFSRLRAVQSFLQKIIVISTSILVLRQTLLAECLVTNPSDMEDIASKSVTKLFNLLDNVEDAGITEVVETLNLCLEGDEPEKRQARKEIMVNVLAKSLRAGDAIFTRVSRTVFLAAKAILLCGSGAEGRRLAENTLKRVGATLLTGKLVDSMEDLLVVATVSARVHDSWYQELLKDMRAL; encoded by the exons ATGGAGATGAGAATAGAATCAAAATCCTCCAGCGGAATTCCGGTGAATGATTCCAACAATGCGACGCCGTTTCTACCTAAACGTCTTCGCAAACGCCTTAAAAGTTCGTCCATTATTACCGCACAAGATATCGAAACTAAGCTTAAACACGCCCAATTACGTCGTCAG CAATTTTATGAGTTATTGTCAAGCAAGGCACGGCCAAAATTTAGATCGTCAACATGCTCATTATCGCAGGATGGGGAGCTTAGAAAGCAACTAGAAGCCAAGCTTCTTGCTGCTGAAAAGAAGAG GTTGAGCATCCTTGCAAAAGTTCAGAAGCGCTTGGCAAGATTAGATGAGCTTAGACAAGCGGCTAAAAATGCTGTGGAAATGCGTTTTGAGAAAGAACGTGATGAACTGGGCAATAAGGTTGAGTCACGAGCTCTGCGTGCAGAATTGAACCGGAAGCTTCTTCTTAAAGCTTGTAAACAACGGAAGGCTGCAAAAAAGGAACGGATTTCACAGTTATTAACGAGGAGGGTAATGCAAGAGAGCAAATACAGAGAGTGTGTCCGGGCTGCTATTCACCGGAAGCGGGCTGCTGCTGAAAAGAAGCGGTTGGGATTGCTGGAAGCAGAGAGGTCAAAGGCACATGCAAGAATATTACAAGTTAAACGGATAGCAAACTCTGTAATTAGTCAACGGGAGATTGAGAGGATAAGACTAAAAGATCAACTGGAGGATCGTCTCCAAAAG GCTAAGAGGCTCAGAGCAGAGTATTTAAAGAAGAGGAGAAGTCTGCTAAGTTCACGTCGTGCCTGTTCAGATATAATTGCGTGGGGGGAGTTTTTGTCTATTAACGTAGCAAG GTGCTGGAGGCGGTTCATCCAACTAAGACAAACAACTTTTTCATTGTCTAAAGCATATATGGCCCTAGATGTTAACAGAAAATCTGTTGTAGGAATGCCATTTGAGCAACTTGCAGTGAAGATTGGGTCAAGTGTGACCATCCAAAAGGCAAAAACATTACTCGATCGACTAGAGTGCCGCATTGGTATAAGACGTGAGCTTCTAGGTCCCAGAGATgtactttgttttgaaaatattGATCATCTTATTAAGCGTGCCGCTTCCAGTGTCTCATCTAGGGGGAAAGTGGCAGCTCCAGTCAAGTTATCAAGGTACCCAGCCAGAGTAGTTCTCTGTGCCTATATGATTCTAGGACATCCAGATTCAGTTTTCACTGAAAAGGGACAGTCTGAAATTGCTCTTGCTGAATCTGCTGGAACCTTTGTTAAAGAGTTCGAATTGCTGCTTAAAATTATGATAGGAGGTCCCATTAAATCTACAGGAGAAGAAAGCCCAGCGAGGCTGGCTTTCAGTTCTCAGCTTAAAACTTTCGATAAAGCATGGTGCTCTTATCTGTTTCACTTTGTGATGTGGAAAGTTAAGGATGTCAAGTTGTTAGAAGAGGATTTGATAAAAACTGCTTGTCAACTGGAGCTCTCCCTAATGCAAACTTTCAAGCAGGTTATGGGAGATTACAGTGATCTCACAGCCGAATTCAGTTCTTTCCAGAGGCAG GTGATTGAAAATCAGAAACTTATTTGGGCAAAGGTTCAGCTGCTGGGTGGTGATGCTGGACTTGAACGTCTGGAACATGCTCTTTCTGAGCTGCGATCTAGTTTTATTGACTCTGTGGAGACTGATTCTCCGAGTTCAGCTGGTTCATCCGAAAACTCTGAAATCAAGAATTTGGAGGAGTGTGATGTAAATGAAAGGTCTTATGGTACACAGCCCATTGCTTGCCCCGTGTCTGTGGAAGATGATTCATACTTGTGCGATAAACGTGGTTCTGGAACTCCTCAAAAAAGCATAGCTACTGGTCCATCACTTGCGACAGAGAATGAAGTGCTTGTGAATGAAATTGTTCACAAGGGTTGTGGCTTGGAGACCATTAGTGAAGACCAAGAGAGTATGAAG GCTAGAGTGAAAGAGAGAATGGAAAAGGCTTTCTGGGATGGTGTTATGCAATCCTTGAATCAGGATAACCCTGATTACAGTTGGGTTCTCAAACTTATGAAGGAAGTACAAAATGAACTGTGTGAGATGTCTCCTCCAAGTTGGAGACAGGAGATCGTCGATACCGTTGATATTGATATCCTATCACAG GTTCTAAACTCAGGGACATTGGACATGGATTATTTTGGAAGGATTTTGGAATTTGCATTGGTTACTTTGCAGAAACTCTCAGCACCTTTGGTTGAAGATCAATTGATAACTAATCACCAGAAATTCTTGAAAGAACTAGGGGAAAGTACTCAGGGTGGAGGAAACAGCACTGCATTGTTTGCTGATTTGGTTATCAAGGGTTTGCAATTTGTTCTAACACAAATTAAG AAACTCAAAGGTGAAATAAGCAAAACACGCATCAAATTGTTAGAACCATTAATCAAGGGACCTGCTGGTTTTGAATACCTTAGAAGTGCTTTTTCCAATCGCTATGGTCCTCCTATTGAGGCTCCTAGCTCTCTACCATTAGTGAAGCAATGGCTATCTTCTGTCATGTTAATGGCTGCGCAAGAGTGGGATGACCACCTGAATTCATTATCATCTCTGAGGTTGAGCAGTGGGGCACATTCTTTGGAGAAAGCTCCAATCACACTTCGCGCTGGAGGTAGCTCTCTAAGGATATCAGATCCTCCAAACCTTAAGACCAATG CCGAACAACCAGAATGCAAAGGAGAGAAGGTTGATCTGTTTTTAAGGCTCGGTTTGTTGCAACTTGTCTGTGAGATTGAGGGGTTGACAGGGGAAACACTGCCCGAGACTTTGAGATTGAATTTCTCCAGATTGAGAGCTGTCCAGTCTTTCCTCCAGAAAATCATTGTAATCAGTACTAG CATATTGGTTTTGCGGCAGACTCTTCTTGCTGAATGCTTGGTTACCAACCCCTCAGACATGGAAGATATAGCATCTAAATCTGTTACAAAGCTGTTTAATCTTCTGGATAACGTGGAGGATGCTGGTATAACTGAAGTCGTTGAGACACTGAACCTTTGCCTAGAAGGTGATGAGCCAGAGAAGCGCCAAGCACGGAAGGAGATCATGGTGAACGTGTTGGCAAAGAGCTTGCGAGCAGGGGATGCCATTTTCACTCGAGTCTCCCGCACTGTTTTCTTGGCAGCAAAAGCGATTTTACTTTGCGGAAGCGGAGCTGAGGGTAGGCGATTGGCAGAGAACACCCTGAAACGTGTCGGGGCGACTCTACTCACAGGAAAGCTGGTTGATTCTATGGAAGATCTGTTGGTTGTGGCAACTGTGTCAGCCAGAGTTCATGATTCATGGTATCAAGAGTTGCTTAAAGATATGAGAGCTTTGTAG
- the LOC132644389 gene encoding uncharacterized protein LOC132644389 isoform X1 has product MEMRIESKSSSGIPVNDSNNATPFLPKRLRKRLKSSSIITAQDIETKLKHAQLRRQQFYELLSSKARPKFRSSTCSLSQDGELRKQLEAKLLAAEKKRLSILAKVQKRLARLDELRQAAKNAVEMRFEKERDELGNKVESRALRAELNRKLLLKACKQRKAAKKERISQLLTRRVMQESKYRECVRAAIHRKRAAAEKKRLGLLEAERSKAHARILQVKRIANSVISQREIERIRLKDQLEDRLQKAKRLRAEYLKKRRSLLSSRRACSDIIAWGEFLSINVARCWRRFIQLRQTTFSLSKAYMALDVNRKSVVGMPFEQLAVKIGSSVTIQKAKTLLDRLECRIGIRRELLGPRDVLCFENIDHLIKRAASSVSSRGKVAAPVKLSRYPARVVLCAYMILGHPDSVFTEKGQSEIALAESAGTFVKEFELLLKIMIGGPIKSTGEESPARLAFSSQLKTFDKAWCSYLFHFVMWKVKDVKLLEEDLIKTACQLELSLMQTFKQVMGDYSDLTAEFSSFQRQVIENQKLIWAKVQLLGGDAGLERLEHALSELRSSFIDSVETDSPSSAGSSENSEIKNLEECDVNERSYGTQPIACPVSVEDDSYLCDKRGSGTPQKSIATGPSLATENEVLVNEIVHKGCGLETISEDQESMKARVKERMEKAFWDGVMQSLNQDNPDYSWVLKLMKEVQNELCEMSPPSWRQEIVDTVDIDILSQVLNSGTLDMDYFGRILEFALVTLQKLSAPLVEDQLITNHQKFLKELGESTQGGGNSTALFADLVIKGLQFVLTQIKKLKGEISKTRIKLLEPLIKGPAGFEYLRSAFSNRYGPPIEAPSSLPLVKQWLSSVMLMAAQEWDDHLNSLSSLRLSSGAHSLEKAPITLRAGGSSLRISDPPNLKTNAAEQPECKGEKVDLFLRLGLLQLVCEIEGLTGETLPETLRLNFSRLRAVQSFLQKIIVISTSILVLRQTLLAECLVTNPSDMEDIASKSVTKLFNLLDNVEDAGITEVVETLNLCLEGDEPEKRQARKEIMVNVLAKSLRAGDAIFTRVSRTVFLAAKAILLCGSGAEGRRLAENTLKRVGATLLTGKLVDSMEDLLVVATVSARVHDSWYQELLKDMRAL; this is encoded by the exons ATGGAGATGAGAATAGAATCAAAATCCTCCAGCGGAATTCCGGTGAATGATTCCAACAATGCGACGCCGTTTCTACCTAAACGTCTTCGCAAACGCCTTAAAAGTTCGTCCATTATTACCGCACAAGATATCGAAACTAAGCTTAAACACGCCCAATTACGTCGTCAG CAATTTTATGAGTTATTGTCAAGCAAGGCACGGCCAAAATTTAGATCGTCAACATGCTCATTATCGCAGGATGGGGAGCTTAGAAAGCAACTAGAAGCCAAGCTTCTTGCTGCTGAAAAGAAGAG GTTGAGCATCCTTGCAAAAGTTCAGAAGCGCTTGGCAAGATTAGATGAGCTTAGACAAGCGGCTAAAAATGCTGTGGAAATGCGTTTTGAGAAAGAACGTGATGAACTGGGCAATAAGGTTGAGTCACGAGCTCTGCGTGCAGAATTGAACCGGAAGCTTCTTCTTAAAGCTTGTAAACAACGGAAGGCTGCAAAAAAGGAACGGATTTCACAGTTATTAACGAGGAGGGTAATGCAAGAGAGCAAATACAGAGAGTGTGTCCGGGCTGCTATTCACCGGAAGCGGGCTGCTGCTGAAAAGAAGCGGTTGGGATTGCTGGAAGCAGAGAGGTCAAAGGCACATGCAAGAATATTACAAGTTAAACGGATAGCAAACTCTGTAATTAGTCAACGGGAGATTGAGAGGATAAGACTAAAAGATCAACTGGAGGATCGTCTCCAAAAG GCTAAGAGGCTCAGAGCAGAGTATTTAAAGAAGAGGAGAAGTCTGCTAAGTTCACGTCGTGCCTGTTCAGATATAATTGCGTGGGGGGAGTTTTTGTCTATTAACGTAGCAAG GTGCTGGAGGCGGTTCATCCAACTAAGACAAACAACTTTTTCATTGTCTAAAGCATATATGGCCCTAGATGTTAACAGAAAATCTGTTGTAGGAATGCCATTTGAGCAACTTGCAGTGAAGATTGGGTCAAGTGTGACCATCCAAAAGGCAAAAACATTACTCGATCGACTAGAGTGCCGCATTGGTATAAGACGTGAGCTTCTAGGTCCCAGAGATgtactttgttttgaaaatattGATCATCTTATTAAGCGTGCCGCTTCCAGTGTCTCATCTAGGGGGAAAGTGGCAGCTCCAGTCAAGTTATCAAGGTACCCAGCCAGAGTAGTTCTCTGTGCCTATATGATTCTAGGACATCCAGATTCAGTTTTCACTGAAAAGGGACAGTCTGAAATTGCTCTTGCTGAATCTGCTGGAACCTTTGTTAAAGAGTTCGAATTGCTGCTTAAAATTATGATAGGAGGTCCCATTAAATCTACAGGAGAAGAAAGCCCAGCGAGGCTGGCTTTCAGTTCTCAGCTTAAAACTTTCGATAAAGCATGGTGCTCTTATCTGTTTCACTTTGTGATGTGGAAAGTTAAGGATGTCAAGTTGTTAGAAGAGGATTTGATAAAAACTGCTTGTCAACTGGAGCTCTCCCTAATGCAAACTTTCAAGCAGGTTATGGGAGATTACAGTGATCTCACAGCCGAATTCAGTTCTTTCCAGAGGCAG GTGATTGAAAATCAGAAACTTATTTGGGCAAAGGTTCAGCTGCTGGGTGGTGATGCTGGACTTGAACGTCTGGAACATGCTCTTTCTGAGCTGCGATCTAGTTTTATTGACTCTGTGGAGACTGATTCTCCGAGTTCAGCTGGTTCATCCGAAAACTCTGAAATCAAGAATTTGGAGGAGTGTGATGTAAATGAAAGGTCTTATGGTACACAGCCCATTGCTTGCCCCGTGTCTGTGGAAGATGATTCATACTTGTGCGATAAACGTGGTTCTGGAACTCCTCAAAAAAGCATAGCTACTGGTCCATCACTTGCGACAGAGAATGAAGTGCTTGTGAATGAAATTGTTCACAAGGGTTGTGGCTTGGAGACCATTAGTGAAGACCAAGAGAGTATGAAG GCTAGAGTGAAAGAGAGAATGGAAAAGGCTTTCTGGGATGGTGTTATGCAATCCTTGAATCAGGATAACCCTGATTACAGTTGGGTTCTCAAACTTATGAAGGAAGTACAAAATGAACTGTGTGAGATGTCTCCTCCAAGTTGGAGACAGGAGATCGTCGATACCGTTGATATTGATATCCTATCACAG GTTCTAAACTCAGGGACATTGGACATGGATTATTTTGGAAGGATTTTGGAATTTGCATTGGTTACTTTGCAGAAACTCTCAGCACCTTTGGTTGAAGATCAATTGATAACTAATCACCAGAAATTCTTGAAAGAACTAGGGGAAAGTACTCAGGGTGGAGGAAACAGCACTGCATTGTTTGCTGATTTGGTTATCAAGGGTTTGCAATTTGTTCTAACACAAATTAAG AAACTCAAAGGTGAAATAAGCAAAACACGCATCAAATTGTTAGAACCATTAATCAAGGGACCTGCTGGTTTTGAATACCTTAGAAGTGCTTTTTCCAATCGCTATGGTCCTCCTATTGAGGCTCCTAGCTCTCTACCATTAGTGAAGCAATGGCTATCTTCTGTCATGTTAATGGCTGCGCAAGAGTGGGATGACCACCTGAATTCATTATCATCTCTGAGGTTGAGCAGTGGGGCACATTCTTTGGAGAAAGCTCCAATCACACTTCGCGCTGGAGGTAGCTCTCTAAGGATATCAGATCCTCCAAACCTTAAGACCAATG CAGCCGAACAACCAGAATGCAAAGGAGAGAAGGTTGATCTGTTTTTAAGGCTCGGTTTGTTGCAACTTGTCTGTGAGATTGAGGGGTTGACAGGGGAAACACTGCCCGAGACTTTGAGATTGAATTTCTCCAGATTGAGAGCTGTCCAGTCTTTCCTCCAGAAAATCATTGTAATCAGTACTAG CATATTGGTTTTGCGGCAGACTCTTCTTGCTGAATGCTTGGTTACCAACCCCTCAGACATGGAAGATATAGCATCTAAATCTGTTACAAAGCTGTTTAATCTTCTGGATAACGTGGAGGATGCTGGTATAACTGAAGTCGTTGAGACACTGAACCTTTGCCTAGAAGGTGATGAGCCAGAGAAGCGCCAAGCACGGAAGGAGATCATGGTGAACGTGTTGGCAAAGAGCTTGCGAGCAGGGGATGCCATTTTCACTCGAGTCTCCCGCACTGTTTTCTTGGCAGCAAAAGCGATTTTACTTTGCGGAAGCGGAGCTGAGGGTAGGCGATTGGCAGAGAACACCCTGAAACGTGTCGGGGCGACTCTACTCACAGGAAAGCTGGTTGATTCTATGGAAGATCTGTTGGTTGTGGCAACTGTGTCAGCCAGAGTTCATGATTCATGGTATCAAGAGTTGCTTAAAGATATGAGAGCTTTGTAG
- the LOC132616496 gene encoding NAC domain containing protein 52-like, translating into MELVELAQGFCPTDSELLTFLLRFIAKEPLCDNDFITEHDVYKQEPWETYSHGRHCGGQDNGDTSIYRYFITPTKKKHGRLICRTVRKNIGTWKQQDKGKDVVMKGLNNGRKNSLCYESTKCRPDDQNDGKWLMTEYEFSETVLKEFKNFEFKDNVICALRKKSKKKPSNGIQSSNLNPIVMGHSTKKKVDTEPLLDQEYKAISPINIVEKPTVESAGEENGALELSTAQIQEFENNQVTHTGDTLSDKNQIQYQPTAQQEGCIFGVHEDHIAYLEL; encoded by the coding sequence ATGGAGTTGGTTGAACTTGCACAAGGATTTTGTCCGACGGATTCAGAGTTACTCACCTTCCTTTTGAGGTTTATTGCTAAAGAACCATTGTGCGACAATGATTTTATTACTGAGCATGATGTTTACAAACAAGAACCTTGGGAAACTTATAGCCATGGTCGCCACTGTGGAGGACAAGATAATGGGGACACTAGCATTTACCGCTACTTCATTACACCAACGAAGAAGAAACATGGCAGATTAATTTGCAGGACTGTGCGTAAAAATATTGGAACTTGGAAGCAGCAAGATAAGGGAAAAGATGTGGTAATGAAGGGTTTGAATAATGGACGAAAGAATAGTCTATGCTATGAAAGTACTAAGTGCCGTCCTGATGATCAGAACGACGGGAAGTGGCTCATGACGGAATATGAGTTTTCTGAAACTGTTCTTAAAGAGTTCAAAAATTTTGAGTTTAAAGATAATGTTATTTGTGCCCTAAGAAAGAAGTCCAAAAAAAAGCCTTCTAACGGTATTCAAAGTAGCAATCTGAATCCTATTGTTATGGGTCATTCTACAAAAAAGAAGGTGGATACAGAGCCGTTGTTGGATCAGGAATATAAGGCGATCAGTCCTATCAATATTGTTGAAAAGCCAACGGTGGAATCTGCTGGTGAAGAGAATGGTGCATTGGAGCTAAGTACtgctcaaattcaagaatttgagAACAATCAGGTGACACATACAGGTGACACATTGTCGGACAAGAACCAGATACAATATCAACCAACAGCACAGCAAGAAGGTTGTATATTTGGTGTTCATGAAGACCATATTGCATATTTGGAACTTTAA
- the LOC132644394 gene encoding F-box/LRR-repeat protein At3g03360-like isoform X1 codes for MEILMAKDRLTDLPELILLHILSMLPDSKQVVRTSALSKQWRFLWKSVPVSLDFHFPKYPYESKINKKKILAFAASTNRELHYWRSCEKIQAFRVFPYIYKDYLTEHLDFWVHFATNVANVEEFTLQFDQKIYPEFAYLFPQFACTNTSLRKLVLGNCQLNPSGGSVNWTSLVSLSIGYLALTEGVMENILSGSPNLECLELDKVCGIRRLDISSLKLRKLIITNYETESDDEHIHWLEIFAPYIRHLELLGLCCDEIRLQLRNVASLVTAVLSLNVDFFEVGDEQDKLDKECRYLQELLHSVAHVKNLELGPWCTEFLSVLELKGRLFPQSSWQFLKLNAALEQLDFPGICSFLQSSLDLETLVIDWNDHKPKGLLSRYTNEDEQSRRFGAHNVNCSLLHLKTIKFINFYGQLSESKFVLPLVKYLLKNATVLKKFVLSGKFKRYYVPRDYVKMEQEFLSIPRSSPHASVVFSY; via the exons ATGGAAATACTCATGGCGAAAGACCGACTCACTGATCTACCGGAGCTGATTCTACTCCACATCCTCTCTATGTTGCCGGACAGTAAACAAGTTGTGAGGACCAGTGCATTATCTAAACAATGGAGATTTCTTTGGAAGTCCGTTCCGGTATCACTTGATTTCCACTTCCCCAAGTATCCCTATGAATCTAAAATTAACAAAAAGAAAATTCTCGCTTTCGCAGCTTCCACCAATAGAGAGCTTCATTATTGGAGGTCTTGCGAGAAAATCCAAGCATTCAGGGTTTTCCCCTATATATACAAGGACTATCTTACTGAACATCTTGATTTTTGGGTACATTTTGCTACTAACGTTGCTAATGTTGAAGAGTTTACACTTCAATTTGACCAAAAAATTTATCCAGAGTTCGCATATCTGTTTCCTCAGTTTGCCTGTACGAATACGTCATTGAGGAAATTGGTTCTAGGTAACTGCCAGCTAAACCCTTCTGGTGGTAGTGTTAATTGGACTAGTCTAGTTTCTCTTTCGATTGGGTACCTTGCTTTGACGGAAGGTGTAATGGAAAATATATTATCAGGTTCCCCTAATTTGGAGTGCTTGGAACTAGATAAAGTTTGTGGCATTCGTCGTTTGGACATTAGCTCTCTCAAGCTGAGAAAATTGATCATAACAAACTACGAAACAGAAAGTGATGATGAACATATACATTGGCTCGAAATATTTGCCCCGTATATTCGACATTTGGAACTTTTGGGGTTGTGCTGTGATGAGATACGCTTGCAGCTGAGGAATGTGGCTTCACTTGTCACTGCGGTCCTTTCCTTAAATGTTGATTTTTTTGAAGTTGGAGATGAACAAGACAAACTGGACAAGGAGTGTAGATACTTGCAGGAACTTCTTCACAGCGTTGCCCATGTCAAGAATCTTGAATTGGGCCCGTGGTGTACTGAG TTCCTGTCCGTACTGGAGTTGAAAGGGCGGCTGTTTCCACAATCAAGCTGGCAATTTTTAAAACTTAACGCAGCCTTAGAACAGTTGGACTTCCCTGGAATTTGCAGCTTTCTGCAGAGTTCTTTAGATCTGGAGACATTGGTCATTGACTGGAATGACCACAAACCAAAA GGCCTGTTGTCAAGGTACACAAATGAGGATGAACAGAGCAGGAGGTTTGGGGCACATAATGTTAACTGCTCATTGCTACATCTAAAGACCATCAAGTTCATTAACTTTTATGGACAACTAAGTGAAAGTAAGTTTGTACTACCATTGGTAAAATATTTGCTCAAGAATGCAACAGTGCTAAAGAAGTTTGTCCTTTCTGGCAAATTCAAAAGGTACTATGTGCCTCGGGATTATGTTAAGATGGAACAGGAGTTTCTAAGCATTCCAAGATCTTCTCCACATGCTTCAGTTGTCTTTTCTTATTGA
- the LOC132644394 gene encoding F-box/LRR-repeat protein At3g26922-like isoform X2 has product MEILMAKDRLTDLPELILLHILSMLPDSKQVVRTSALSKQWRFLWKSVPVSLDFHFPKYPYESKINKKKILAFAASTNRELHYWRSCEKIQAFRVFPYIYKDYLTEHLDFWVHFATNVANVEEFTLQFDQKIYPEFAYLFPQFACTNTSLRKLVLGSPNLECLELDKVCGIRRLDISSLKLRKLIITNYETESDDEHIHWLEIFAPYIRHLELLGLCCDEIRLQLRNVASLVTAVLSLNVDFFEVGDEQDKLDKECRYLQELLHSVAHVKNLELGPWCTEFLSVLELKGRLFPQSSWQFLKLNAALEQLDFPGICSFLQSSLDLETLVIDWNDHKPKGLLSRYTNEDEQSRRFGAHNVNCSLLHLKTIKFINFYGQLSESKFVLPLVKYLLKNATVLKKFVLSGKFKRYYVPRDYVKMEQEFLSIPRSSPHASVVFSY; this is encoded by the exons ATGGAAATACTCATGGCGAAAGACCGACTCACTGATCTACCGGAGCTGATTCTACTCCACATCCTCTCTATGTTGCCGGACAGTAAACAAGTTGTGAGGACCAGTGCATTATCTAAACAATGGAGATTTCTTTGGAAGTCCGTTCCGGTATCACTTGATTTCCACTTCCCCAAGTATCCCTATGAATCTAAAATTAACAAAAAGAAAATTCTCGCTTTCGCAGCTTCCACCAATAGAGAGCTTCATTATTGGAGGTCTTGCGAGAAAATCCAAGCATTCAGGGTTTTCCCCTATATATACAAGGACTATCTTACTGAACATCTTGATTTTTGGGTACATTTTGCTACTAACGTTGCTAATGTTGAAGAGTTTACACTTCAATTTGACCAAAAAATTTATCCAGAGTTCGCATATCTGTTTCCTCAGTTTGCCTGTACGAATACGTCATTGAGGAAATTGGTTCTAG GTTCCCCTAATTTGGAGTGCTTGGAACTAGATAAAGTTTGTGGCATTCGTCGTTTGGACATTAGCTCTCTCAAGCTGAGAAAATTGATCATAACAAACTACGAAACAGAAAGTGATGATGAACATATACATTGGCTCGAAATATTTGCCCCGTATATTCGACATTTGGAACTTTTGGGGTTGTGCTGTGATGAGATACGCTTGCAGCTGAGGAATGTGGCTTCACTTGTCACTGCGGTCCTTTCCTTAAATGTTGATTTTTTTGAAGTTGGAGATGAACAAGACAAACTGGACAAGGAGTGTAGATACTTGCAGGAACTTCTTCACAGCGTTGCCCATGTCAAGAATCTTGAATTGGGCCCGTGGTGTACTGAG TTCCTGTCCGTACTGGAGTTGAAAGGGCGGCTGTTTCCACAATCAAGCTGGCAATTTTTAAAACTTAACGCAGCCTTAGAACAGTTGGACTTCCCTGGAATTTGCAGCTTTCTGCAGAGTTCTTTAGATCTGGAGACATTGGTCATTGACTGGAATGACCACAAACCAAAA GGCCTGTTGTCAAGGTACACAAATGAGGATGAACAGAGCAGGAGGTTTGGGGCACATAATGTTAACTGCTCATTGCTACATCTAAAGACCATCAAGTTCATTAACTTTTATGGACAACTAAGTGAAAGTAAGTTTGTACTACCATTGGTAAAATATTTGCTCAAGAATGCAACAGTGCTAAAGAAGTTTGTCCTTTCTGGCAAATTCAAAAGGTACTATGTGCCTCGGGATTATGTTAAGATGGAACAGGAGTTTCTAAGCATTCCAAGATCTTCTCCACATGCTTCAGTTGTCTTTTCTTATTGA